In a genomic window of Microterricola viridarii:
- a CDS encoding polyribonucleotide nucleotidyltransferase: protein MEGPEITFAETVIDNGKFGTRTIRFETGRLAQQAQGSAAAYIDEETMLLSATSVSKQPKDNFDFFPLTIDVEERMYAAGRIPGSFFRREGRPSTEAILTCRLIDRPLRPSFVDGLRNEIQVVVTVLAIEPDELYDVLAINAASMSTQIAGLPFSGPIGGVRVALIPDGAGSGQWVAFPKHSQLADAVFSMVVAGRVVTDAAGNDDVAIMMIEAEATDNAWDLIQGGAIKPNEQVIAEGIEASKPFIKQLVEAQASVAARASKPTADFKLFPPYADAVYEAVSALAHEELKAVYQIADKVARQDADDELKGRVKEAIAAKVEAGELDASANNQVGAAYKSVTKNVVRTRVLNEGVRIDGRGLADIRPLDAEVAVIPRVHGSAIFQRGETQILGVTTLNMLKLEQSIDSLSPVTKKRYMHNYNFPPYSTGETGRVGSPKRREIGHGALAERALVPVLPTREEFPYAIRQVSEALSSNGSTSMGSVCASTLSLLNAGVPLKAPVAGIAMGLISDTVDGQTRYAALTDILGAEDALGDMDFKVAGTSEFVTAIQLDTKLDGIPASVLKAALTQAKDARDTILSVLNAAIDAPDEMAPTAPRVISVQIPVDKIGELIGPKGKTINAIQDETGADISIEEDGTVYIGAVDGPSAEAARAQVNAIANPTNPEVGEQFLGTVVKIATFGAFVSLLPGKDGLLHISEVRKLAGGKRVENVEDVLGVGQKILVAITKIDDRGKLSLEPVVVDEAADSEGRGHEAAHSEAPAEGAAE from the coding sequence TTGGAAGGTCCAGAAATCACGTTCGCCGAAACCGTTATCGACAACGGCAAGTTCGGAACGCGCACCATCCGCTTCGAGACCGGCCGTCTCGCTCAGCAGGCTCAGGGCTCTGCAGCCGCTTACATCGACGAAGAGACCATGCTTCTCTCGGCGACCTCCGTCAGCAAGCAGCCGAAGGACAACTTCGACTTCTTCCCCCTCACCATCGACGTCGAAGAGCGCATGTACGCCGCGGGCCGCATCCCGGGCTCCTTCTTCCGTCGCGAGGGCCGCCCCTCCACCGAGGCGATCCTCACCTGCCGCCTGATCGACCGGCCGCTGCGCCCGTCGTTCGTCGACGGCCTCCGCAACGAGATCCAGGTCGTCGTGACCGTTCTGGCCATCGAGCCCGACGAGCTCTACGACGTGCTCGCGATCAACGCGGCCTCGATGTCGACCCAGATCGCCGGTCTGCCGTTCTCCGGCCCGATCGGTGGCGTGCGCGTCGCCCTCATCCCCGACGGCGCTGGCTCCGGCCAGTGGGTCGCCTTCCCGAAGCACTCGCAGCTCGCCGACGCCGTGTTCAGCATGGTCGTCGCCGGCCGCGTTGTCACGGATGCCGCTGGCAACGACGACGTCGCGATCATGATGATCGAGGCCGAGGCCACCGACAACGCCTGGGACCTGATCCAGGGCGGCGCCATCAAGCCGAACGAGCAGGTCATCGCCGAGGGCATCGAGGCGTCCAAGCCGTTCATCAAGCAGCTCGTCGAGGCCCAGGCCTCCGTCGCGGCCCGTGCCTCCAAGCCGACCGCCGACTTCAAGCTGTTCCCGCCCTACGCCGACGCCGTGTACGAGGCCGTCTCGGCCCTCGCCCACGAGGAGCTCAAGGCCGTCTACCAGATCGCCGACAAGGTCGCGCGTCAGGATGCCGACGACGAGCTCAAGGGCCGCGTCAAGGAGGCCATCGCCGCCAAGGTTGAGGCCGGCGAGCTCGACGCTTCCGCCAACAACCAGGTGGGCGCCGCCTACAAGTCGGTCACCAAGAACGTCGTGCGCACCCGTGTGCTCAACGAGGGTGTCCGCATCGACGGACGCGGCCTGGCCGACATCCGCCCGCTCGACGCCGAGGTTGCTGTCATCCCTCGCGTCCACGGCAGCGCCATCTTCCAGCGCGGCGAGACCCAGATCCTGGGTGTCACCACGCTGAACATGCTGAAGCTCGAGCAGTCGATCGACTCGCTGAGCCCGGTCACCAAGAAGCGCTACATGCACAACTACAACTTCCCGCCCTACTCGACCGGTGAGACCGGCCGTGTTGGTTCGCCGAAGCGTCGCGAGATCGGGCACGGCGCACTCGCCGAGCGCGCCCTCGTCCCGGTTCTGCCGACCCGCGAGGAGTTCCCCTACGCGATCCGCCAGGTGTCTGAGGCTCTCAGCTCCAACGGCTCGACCTCGATGGGCTCCGTCTGCGCCTCGACCCTGTCGCTGCTGAACGCCGGTGTGCCCCTCAAGGCCCCCGTCGCCGGTATCGCCATGGGCCTCATCTCCGACACCGTCGACGGCCAGACCCGCTACGCGGCACTGACCGACATCCTCGGTGCGGAAGACGCACTCGGCGACATGGACTTCAAGGTTGCCGGCACCAGCGAGTTCGTCACCGCGATCCAGCTCGACACCAAGCTCGACGGCATCCCCGCCTCCGTGCTGAAGGCCGCGCTGACGCAGGCGAAGGATGCCCGCGACACGATCCTCAGCGTTCTGAACGCCGCGATCGACGCCCCCGACGAGATGGCACCGACCGCGCCCCGCGTGATCAGCGTGCAGATCCCCGTCGACAAGATCGGCGAGCTGATCGGCCCGAAGGGCAAGACGATCAACGCCATCCAGGACGAGACCGGCGCCGACATCTCGATCGAGGAAGACGGCACCGTGTACATCGGCGCCGTCGACGGCCCCTCGGCCGAGGCCGCTCGTGCCCAGGTCAACGCCATCGCGAACCCGACCAACCCCGAGGTTGGCGAGCAGTTCCTCGGAACCGTCGTGAAGATCGCCACCTTCGGTGCATTCGTCTCGCTGCTCCCGGGCAAGGACGGCCTGCTGCACATCTCCGAGGTGCGCAAGCTCGCCGGTGGCAAGCGCGTCGAGAACGTCGAAGACGTGCTCGGCGTCGGCCAGAAGATCCTCGTCGCGATCACCAAGATCGACGACCGCGGCAAGCTCTCGCTCGAGCCTGTCGTCGTCGACGAGGCCGCTGACAGCGAAGGCCGTGGCCACGAGGCCGCGCACTCCGAGGCCCCCGCAGAGGGCGCTGCCGAATAA
- a CDS encoding LLM class flavin-dependent oxidoreductase gives MQFGLFTVSDITQDPTTGKTPSENERIKATVAIAKHAEEVGLDVFALGEHHNPPFWSSSPTTTLAAIAAQTSTLHLSTATTLITTNDPVKIAEDFAMLQHLADGRVDLTLGRGNTGPVYPWFGKDIRQGIELALENYALLRRLWREDFVDWSGQFRTPLQGFQSTPRPLDDVPPFVWHGSIRSPEIAEQAAFYGDGFFANHIFWPASHTQKMVAFYRQRFEHHGHGSADQAIVGLGGQIFIGKTSQEAKAAFRPYFDNAPVYGHGPSLEEFTEQTPLTVGSPQEIIDKTLGFRDYVGDYQRQLFLMDHAGLPLKTVLEQLDLLGSEVLPTLRREFDARRAPGVPEAPTHASLLAAKNAAAAAAPDAVAAAPGSAFGLSATKGA, from the coding sequence ATGCAGTTCGGACTCTTCACCGTCAGTGACATCACGCAGGACCCGACCACCGGCAAGACGCCGAGTGAGAACGAGCGGATCAAGGCCACCGTCGCCATCGCCAAGCACGCCGAGGAGGTCGGCCTCGACGTCTTCGCGCTCGGTGAGCACCACAACCCGCCGTTCTGGTCCTCCTCGCCGACGACCACGCTCGCCGCGATCGCGGCCCAGACCAGCACCCTGCACCTCTCCACCGCGACCACGCTGATCACCACGAACGACCCGGTGAAGATCGCCGAGGACTTCGCGATGCTGCAGCACCTGGCCGACGGTCGCGTCGACCTGACCCTCGGTCGCGGCAACACCGGCCCGGTCTACCCGTGGTTCGGCAAGGACATCCGCCAGGGCATCGAGCTCGCGCTCGAGAACTACGCCCTGCTCCGCCGCCTCTGGCGTGAGGACTTCGTCGACTGGAGCGGCCAGTTCCGCACCCCGCTGCAGGGCTTCCAGTCCACCCCGCGGCCGCTGGACGACGTGCCGCCGTTCGTGTGGCACGGTTCCATCCGCAGCCCGGAGATCGCCGAGCAGGCCGCCTTCTACGGCGACGGCTTCTTCGCCAACCACATCTTCTGGCCGGCATCCCACACCCAGAAGATGGTGGCGTTCTACCGCCAGCGCTTCGAGCACCACGGCCACGGCAGCGCCGACCAGGCGATCGTCGGGCTCGGCGGGCAGATCTTCATCGGCAAGACCTCGCAGGAGGCCAAGGCCGCGTTCCGCCCGTACTTCGACAACGCGCCGGTGTACGGCCACGGCCCGAGCCTGGAGGAGTTCACCGAGCAGACGCCGCTGACCGTCGGCAGCCCGCAGGAGATCATCGACAAGACGCTCGGCTTCCGCGACTACGTCGGCGACTACCAGCGCCAGCTGTTCCTGATGGACCACGCCGGCCTGCCGCTGAAGACCGTGCTCGAGCAGCTCGACCTGCTCGGCAGCGAGGTGCTGCCTACGCTCCGCCGCGAGTTCGACGCCCGCCGCGCGCCCGGCGTGCCCGAGGCGCCGACACACGCCTCGCTGCTGGCCGCCAAGAACGCGGCAGCGGCCGCGGCCCCGGATGCCGTGGCGGCCGCCCCCGGCTCGGCCTTCGGCCTGAGCGCCACGAAGGGGGCCTAG
- a CDS encoding VOC family protein, whose translation MPSSIFVNLAVNDLQRSRDFYTALGYTINENFSDDNAICVVLSDAIYAMLLKPDFFKTFTTKELIDAQNSIQVLNALDEPSREAVDAHLGKALAAGGTETRDAQDMGFMYSRAYADPDGHVWEILWMDPAAAQDGPPDM comes from the coding sequence ATGCCCTCCTCGATCTTCGTCAACCTCGCCGTGAACGACCTGCAGCGCTCCCGTGATTTCTACACCGCGCTGGGGTACACCATCAACGAGAACTTCTCGGACGACAACGCGATCTGCGTCGTGCTGAGCGACGCCATCTACGCGATGCTGCTGAAGCCGGACTTCTTCAAGACGTTCACCACGAAGGAGCTGATCGACGCACAGAACAGCATCCAGGTGCTGAACGCGCTGGACGAGCCGAGCCGGGAGGCGGTCGACGCCCACCTGGGCAAGGCACTTGCCGCCGGCGGCACCGAGACCCGGGACGCACAGGACATGGGCTTCATGTACAGCCGCGCCTACGCCGACCCGGACGGCCACGTCTGGGAGATCCTCTGGATGGACCCGGCCGCCGCCCAGGACGGCCCGCCCGACATGTAG
- a CDS encoding NADP-dependent oxidoreductase: MMSRAVMFSAFGPATQVFDVLEVPEPHASAGQVRVRVKAAGLNPVDWKIALYPPVAAAYHLADLPSGNGNDFSGVIDEVGEGVTRWSVGDEVYGGRRFYAQADYLIADPDILVAKPAGLGWEQAGALDIVGRTAWAEVASQNLTAADTVLVTAAAGGVGVLAVQLARRAGATVIGTASRENHAYLRSLGATPVLYGDGLVKRVRALAPNGVTVVLDHHGAASIQAGLDLGVDPSRINTIADRPFAAQHGVATVGGAAAGRAELAELGQLIAAGDVDFPIEARYPLEQVREAYARLQSGHLRGKIVLVTE, translated from the coding sequence ATGATGTCTCGAGCGGTCATGTTCAGCGCCTTCGGCCCCGCCACGCAGGTCTTCGACGTGCTCGAGGTGCCCGAGCCGCACGCCTCCGCCGGGCAGGTGCGGGTGCGGGTGAAGGCAGCCGGCCTCAACCCGGTCGACTGGAAGATCGCGCTCTATCCTCCCGTCGCCGCCGCGTACCACCTCGCGGACCTGCCGTCGGGGAACGGCAACGACTTCTCCGGGGTGATCGACGAGGTCGGTGAGGGAGTCACCCGTTGGAGTGTCGGCGACGAGGTGTACGGCGGGCGCCGCTTCTACGCCCAGGCCGACTACCTGATTGCCGACCCCGACATCCTCGTGGCCAAGCCCGCCGGGCTCGGTTGGGAACAGGCGGGCGCGCTGGACATCGTGGGCCGCACCGCCTGGGCCGAGGTGGCCAGCCAGAATCTGACGGCGGCCGACACCGTGCTCGTCACGGCGGCCGCCGGTGGGGTCGGGGTGCTGGCCGTGCAGCTGGCCCGGCGCGCCGGCGCAACCGTCATCGGCACCGCCAGCCGCGAGAACCATGCCTACCTGCGCTCGCTCGGCGCGACTCCCGTGCTCTACGGCGACGGCCTCGTCAAGCGCGTTCGCGCGCTCGCGCCGAACGGCGTCACCGTTGTCCTCGACCATCACGGGGCGGCATCGATCCAGGCGGGGCTGGACCTGGGCGTCGACCCGAGCCGCATCAACACCATCGCCGACCGGCCATTCGCCGCCCAGCACGGCGTGGCGACCGTCGGCGGGGCCGCGGCGGGGCGGGCGGAGTTGGCCGAGCTCGGCCAGCTCATCGCGGCCGGCGATGTGGACTTCCCGATTGAGGCCCGGTACCCGCTCGAGCAGGTGCGCGAGGCCTACGCCCGGCTGCAGTCCGGGCACCTGCGCGGCAAGATCGTGCTCGTCACCGAGTAG
- a CDS encoding DUF5302 domain-containing protein, which produces MSSEEENALSAAEETKRKFREALERKQNAASRGKGESHLDGKGAANRSQGSAAHQREFRRKSG; this is translated from the coding sequence ATGAGTTCCGAAGAAGAGAACGCCCTCAGCGCAGCTGAAGAGACCAAGCGCAAGTTCCGCGAGGCACTGGAGCGCAAGCAGAACGCCGCCAGCCGAGGCAAGGGCGAGTCCCACCTCGACGGCAAGGGCGCGGCGAACCGCTCCCAGGGTTCCGCGGCGCACCAGCGCGAGTTCCGCCGCAAGAGCGGCTAG
- a CDS encoding FMN reductase, producing the protein MTVRKLAVISAGLSQPSSTRMLADHLAAATESRLREQGFEVEVTTVELRDVAGDIMNNMLTGFPSPKLESVIEAVTGADGLIAVTPIFTTSYSGLFKSFFDVIDNQALTDMPVVIGATAGTPRHSLALDYAVRPMFTYLHAVVAPTGVFAATGDWGESADSVKTLPNRIQRAAGELAALVKDSDRSSQLRDPFGFDSVMSGVGGFQPS; encoded by the coding sequence ATGACCGTGCGCAAACTGGCCGTCATCTCGGCCGGCCTGAGCCAGCCGTCATCCACCCGCATGCTCGCCGACCACCTGGCCGCGGCGACCGAGTCGCGCCTGCGCGAGCAGGGCTTCGAGGTGGAGGTCACCACCGTCGAACTGCGCGACGTGGCCGGCGACATCATGAACAACATGCTGACCGGGTTCCCGAGCCCCAAGCTCGAGTCCGTGATCGAGGCGGTGACCGGGGCCGACGGCCTGATCGCCGTCACCCCGATCTTCACCACCAGCTACAGCGGCCTGTTCAAGTCGTTCTTCGACGTGATCGACAACCAGGCGCTCACCGACATGCCCGTCGTGATCGGGGCCACGGCCGGCACGCCGCGGCACTCGCTCGCACTGGACTACGCGGTGCGCCCGATGTTCACCTACCTGCACGCGGTGGTCGCACCGACCGGCGTGTTCGCGGCGACGGGGGACTGGGGCGAGAGCGCCGACTCGGTCAAGACGCTGCCGAACCGCATCCAGCGGGCGGCCGGCGAGCTGGCCGCGCTGGTGAAGGACTCCGACCGCAGCAGCCAGCTGCGCGACCCGTTCGGCTTCGACTCCGTGATGAGCGGCGTCGGCGGCTTCCAGCCCAGCTAG
- a CDS encoding alpha-ketoacid dehydrogenase subunit beta, which produces MTVMTLAGAINAGLRAALAADQKTLLMGEDIGALGGVYRVTDGLQAEFGPRRVVDTPLAESGILGTAVGLGYRGYRPVVEIQFDGFIYPAFDQIVSQVSRTHARTRGAVTLPITIRVPFGGGIGSAEHHSESPEAYFAHTPGLRVISPSTPQDAFTMIQQAIACPDPVLFFEPKRRYHVKGEVDVERPLADAAPMGGAHVVVAGSDVTLLAYGPLVATATDAATAARAEGISIEVIDLRSLAPLDLDTLAASVQKTGRLVVTHEAPGFGGLGAEIVASLTERCFDYLEHAPVRVTGFGVPYPPAKLERHYLPDLDRILDGVDRALGRLGAAAIPTAPARGGEVAR; this is translated from the coding sequence ATGACCGTGATGACACTGGCCGGCGCCATCAACGCCGGGCTGCGCGCCGCCCTCGCCGCCGACCAGAAGACCCTGCTGATGGGCGAGGACATCGGCGCCCTCGGCGGCGTGTACCGGGTGACCGACGGGCTGCAGGCCGAGTTCGGGCCGCGCCGCGTCGTCGACACCCCGCTCGCCGAGTCCGGCATCCTCGGCACCGCCGTCGGCCTCGGCTACCGCGGGTACCGGCCTGTCGTCGAGATCCAGTTCGACGGCTTCATCTACCCGGCCTTCGACCAGATCGTCAGCCAGGTCTCCCGCACCCACGCCCGCACCCGGGGCGCGGTCACCCTGCCGATCACCATCCGGGTGCCGTTCGGCGGCGGCATCGGCTCCGCCGAGCACCACTCCGAGTCGCCGGAGGCGTACTTCGCGCACACGCCGGGACTCCGCGTCATCAGCCCGTCCACCCCGCAGGACGCGTTCACCATGATCCAGCAGGCCATCGCCTGCCCCGACCCGGTGCTGTTCTTCGAGCCGAAGCGGCGCTACCACGTCAAGGGCGAGGTCGACGTGGAGCGGCCACTCGCCGACGCCGCGCCGATGGGCGGGGCGCACGTTGTCGTGGCCGGCAGCGACGTCACCCTGCTCGCCTACGGGCCGTTGGTGGCGACGGCGACGGATGCCGCCACGGCGGCCCGCGCCGAGGGCATCTCCATCGAGGTCATCGACCTGCGGAGCCTCGCCCCCCTCGACCTGGACACGCTGGCGGCCTCCGTGCAGAAGACGGGTCGCCTCGTCGTCACCCACGAGGCGCCGGGCTTCGGCGGCCTGGGCGCCGAGATCGTGGCCAGCCTGACCGAGCGCTGCTTCGACTACCTCGAGCACGCCCCGGTGCGGGTGACGGGTTTCGGCGTGCCCTACCCGCCGGCCAAACTGGAGCGGCACTACCTGCCAGACCTGGACCGAATCCTCGACGGCGTCGACCGGGCGCTCGGCCGGCTCGGCGCCGCCGCGATACCCACCGCTCCGGCGCGGGGCGGGGAGGTGGCCCGGTGA
- a CDS encoding amino acid permease, translating to MSIWRTKSIEASLADSHLEHRSLTRTLGTFDLVIMGVAVAVGAGIFSVGAKAAGSYAGPSVTLAFVLAAVTCALAIMCYAEFASTIPVAGSAYTYTYATLGELLAWIIGWDLILEMLTAGAVIAKYWGIYLSGVFELWNWDVPATIDVAGLEVSWGPFLIVAIFTTLLVLGTKLSSRVGAVFTIIKVAIVLFVIIVGAFYVNPANYTPFIPPAVPAAPGEGDVWAQSLFSFATGAAPAQYGVFGLLAGASLVFFAFIGFDVVATSAEEVKDPQRTLPRGIFGGLAIVSVLYIAVSLVLTGMVSYRVLADAAEPSLATAFVAVGAGWAAQVISIGILAGLTTVIMVLLLGLARVLFAMSRDGLLPQWMSRTSDTRHTPARVQILVGVLVALLAGLTDIGVLEEMINIGTLSAFVLVSIAVVVLRRKRPDLPRAYKVPWSPVLPILSAALCVWLMLNLTTLTWVRFLVWLALGLIVYFAYSRRHSVLGRQQAAEQQAADTSAGGRRAPDQEE from the coding sequence ATGTCGATCTGGCGCACCAAGAGCATTGAGGCCTCGCTGGCCGACTCGCACCTGGAGCACCGCAGTCTGACCCGCACGCTCGGCACCTTCGACCTTGTGATCATGGGTGTCGCCGTCGCGGTCGGCGCGGGCATCTTCTCGGTCGGGGCGAAGGCCGCCGGCAGCTATGCCGGCCCGTCGGTGACGCTCGCCTTCGTGCTCGCCGCCGTCACCTGCGCGCTGGCGATCATGTGTTACGCCGAGTTCGCCTCGACGATCCCCGTCGCCGGCTCCGCGTACACCTATACCTACGCCACCCTCGGCGAGCTGCTCGCCTGGATCATCGGCTGGGACCTGATCCTCGAGATGCTCACCGCCGGGGCCGTCATCGCCAAGTACTGGGGCATCTACCTGAGCGGCGTGTTCGAGCTGTGGAACTGGGACGTGCCGGCAACCATCGACGTGGCCGGCCTCGAGGTCAGCTGGGGCCCGTTCCTCATCGTCGCGATCTTCACCACCCTGCTCGTGCTCGGCACCAAGCTGAGCTCCCGGGTCGGCGCCGTGTTCACCATCATCAAGGTGGCGATCGTGCTGTTCGTCATCATCGTCGGTGCCTTCTACGTCAACCCGGCCAACTACACGCCGTTCATCCCGCCGGCCGTGCCCGCCGCGCCGGGCGAGGGTGACGTCTGGGCGCAGTCGCTGTTCTCCTTCGCGACGGGCGCAGCCCCCGCCCAATACGGCGTCTTCGGGCTGCTCGCCGGAGCCTCGCTCGTCTTCTTCGCCTTCATCGGCTTCGACGTCGTCGCCACCTCCGCCGAGGAGGTGAAAGACCCCCAGCGCACCCTGCCGCGCGGCATCTTCGGCGGCCTCGCCATCGTCAGCGTGCTCTACATCGCCGTCAGCCTGGTGCTGACCGGAATGGTCTCCTACCGGGTGCTGGCGGATGCCGCCGAGCCCAGCCTCGCGACGGCCTTCGTCGCCGTCGGCGCCGGCTGGGCCGCGCAGGTGATCTCCATCGGCATCCTCGCCGGCCTCACCACCGTGATCATGGTGCTGCTGCTCGGCCTGGCCCGCGTGCTCTTCGCGATGAGCCGTGACGGCCTGCTGCCGCAGTGGATGAGCCGCACCTCCGACACCCGGCACACCCCCGCCCGGGTGCAGATCCTGGTGGGTGTGCTCGTCGCGCTGCTCGCCGGCCTCACCGACATCGGCGTGCTCGAGGAGATGATCAACATCGGCACGCTCTCCGCCTTCGTGCTGGTGAGCATCGCCGTCGTGGTGCTGCGCCGCAAGCGCCCCGACCTGCCGCGCGCCTACAAGGTGCCGTGGTCGCCGGTGCTGCCGATCCTCTCCGCCGCGCTCTGCGTCTGGCTGATGCTCAACCTGACCACGCTGACCTGGGTGCGCTTCCTCGTCTGGCTGGCCCTCGGCCTGATCGTCTACTTCGCGTACAGTCGGAGGCACTCGGTGCTCGGGCGGCAGCAGGCCGCCGAGCAGCAGGCCGCCGACACGTCGGCCGGCGGTCGGCGCGCACCCGATCAGGAGGAATGA
- the pdhA gene encoding pyruvate dehydrogenase (acetyl-transferring) E1 component subunit alpha, with protein MLQTQTPAHFAGRESSTQTDATEQASLARLLAPNGERLPNAELDPWVAELDAAAIGALYQDMAIIRRLDAEGTALQRQGQIALWPPLLGQEAAQIGSARALRSDDFVFSSYREMGVVWARGVRPSQLNRVWRGVTASGWDPFEAHMAPLQVIIGAQTLHATGYALGIQNDGADAAAVAYFGDGATSQGDVNEAMVFAASFQAPVVFFCQNNHWAISEPVGLQASRPIADRAPGFGIPSMRVDGNDVLAVLAATRIALDRARTGGGPSFIEAVTYRMGPHTTADDPRKYRDPAELELWAGRDPLARVEAFLRGQGAFTAEFEQQVAEATDAAAAEVRAETIAIPDPDPMELFDHVYAEPHTGLARERADYLRYLSQFEEPAAPGQPQQAGQAGGAR; from the coding sequence ATGCTGCAGACTCAAACACCGGCCCACTTTGCTGGCCGCGAATCCTCAACACAGACGGATGCCACCGAGCAGGCGAGCCTGGCCCGGCTGCTCGCCCCGAACGGCGAGCGGCTGCCGAACGCCGAGCTGGACCCCTGGGTCGCCGAGCTGGACGCCGCGGCCATCGGCGCGCTGTACCAGGACATGGCGATCATCCGCCGGCTGGACGCGGAGGGCACCGCCCTGCAGCGCCAGGGCCAGATCGCCCTCTGGCCGCCGCTCCTCGGCCAGGAGGCCGCCCAGATCGGCTCGGCGCGGGCGCTGCGCAGCGACGACTTCGTCTTCTCCAGCTACCGCGAGATGGGCGTGGTGTGGGCGCGCGGGGTGCGCCCGTCCCAGCTCAACCGGGTGTGGCGGGGCGTCACCGCCTCCGGCTGGGACCCCTTCGAGGCGCACATGGCCCCGCTGCAGGTCATCATCGGTGCGCAGACGCTGCACGCGACCGGCTACGCGCTCGGAATCCAGAACGACGGCGCCGACGCCGCGGCCGTGGCCTACTTCGGCGACGGGGCCACCAGCCAGGGCGATGTGAACGAGGCAATGGTGTTCGCCGCCAGCTTCCAGGCCCCCGTCGTGTTCTTCTGCCAGAACAACCACTGGGCGATCTCCGAGCCGGTCGGGCTGCAGGCGAGCCGGCCGATCGCCGACCGGGCGCCCGGGTTCGGCATCCCCAGCATGCGCGTCGACGGAAACGACGTTCTCGCGGTGCTGGCCGCCACCCGCATCGCCCTGGACCGGGCGCGCACCGGCGGCGGGCCCAGCTTCATCGAGGCCGTCACCTACCGGATGGGCCCGCACACGACGGCCGACGACCCCCGCAAGTACCGCGACCCGGCCGAGCTGGAGCTCTGGGCCGGCCGTGACCCGCTGGCCAGGGTGGAGGCGTTCCTGCGCGGCCAGGGCGCGTTCACCGCGGAGTTCGAGCAGCAGGTGGCGGAGGCCACGGATGCCGCCGCCGCCGAGGTGCGCGCCGAGACCATCGCCATCCCCGACCCGGACCCGATGGAGCTCTTCGACCACGTCTACGCCGAGCCGCACACCGGGCTCGCCCGCGAGCGGGCGGACTACCTCCGCTACCTGTCGCAGTTCGAGGAGCCCGCAGCGCCAGGGCAGCCGCAGCAGGCCGGCCAGGCGGGAGGCGCGCGATGA
- a CDS encoding Lrp/AsnC family transcriptional regulator — MNTVDGTDKQLLQALSAEPRSTFVALADRLGVSRNTVQARMNRLEHSRVFLPFDRCINPAALGYPLTAFIEVNLQQRQIGAIIAQLARIPQVLEAHGMSGQADLLVRVVCSDAEDLFHIDATILAIDGVERTATSLSMSELIPYRVAPLIEGDGGA; from the coding sequence ATGAACACCGTCGACGGCACAGACAAGCAGCTCCTCCAGGCGCTCAGCGCCGAACCGCGCAGCACCTTCGTCGCGCTCGCCGATCGGCTGGGCGTCTCGCGCAACACGGTGCAGGCGCGGATGAACAGGCTGGAGCATTCCCGCGTCTTCCTGCCGTTCGATCGCTGCATCAACCCGGCCGCCCTCGGCTACCCGCTGACCGCGTTCATCGAGGTGAACCTGCAGCAGCGCCAGATCGGCGCGATCATCGCCCAACTGGCCCGCATCCCGCAGGTCTTGGAGGCGCACGGCATGAGCGGGCAGGCCGACCTGCTGGTGCGGGTGGTCTGCTCCGACGCCGAGGACCTGTTCCACATCGACGCGACGATCCTGGCGATCGACGGTGTCGAGCGCACCGCCACCTCGCTCTCGATGAGCGAGCTGATCCCGTACCGGGTGGCGCCGCTCATCGAGGGGGACGGCGGCGCCTGA